The DNA window TGACACAGAAGGAAGGTGCTCTTCAAAAGTCTAAGCTTGGTATCAGGACATGACAGACTTGGACATAAAATCTGGTACTGTTTTCATCCATCCAGTAGCATCAATAAAGTTAAACCACCACCTGATTTAAAAGGAATGACTATACTGTACATGCTGGATAGATATTGCAACTCAAACTGTGTCTCACCATAGATTAGGCCTTGATATTTACCTCAAACCAGTCTTTGTTGAGCTTGCTGAGCAAATAGAtcaaatctcctttcttgaagCTCAGTTCCAGTTCATTGGCTCCCATAAAATCAAATAGTGCCTATAAGAAgtaaccaagaaaagaaaaagaacaatgctCAAAGTTTAGATTCAGTGTAGGGTTACGCTGATAAAGATCACATAGTTCCCTCTCTTTGAAGATGCCTGAGCTAGCATCCAATAATTCAGATTACCTATTCCAAAATTTGACTGAAAGCACACCCCACCACTCCATAGTaagaatgttttttgttgctctgTATCTGGCATGTACTCCACTAAAAAAATATGAGTGTGTGATAATTCCTATATTCAAGTCGTTCCCATCTTaagtccccatatgttcttggactacaattcccagaataatGGCCAACCCAactaatgatgaaggcttctggaagttttaatccaagaacatcagggaaccCAAGGTAGAAAAACAATGTTCTGTTACCTGTTATCTCTATATTGTGGGGTCACACAACAGCACTCCTCGAACATCTAAGTTAATATCACATTAAGGGCACAGTCACACAGACCGTAAGAGCCACAGTTTTATCAATTctgctgttggttgttgtgggttttttgggctctttggccgtgttctgaaggttgttcttcctaatgtttctccagtctctgtggccggcatcttcagaggacaggagtagcagagGACAACAGTAATTCTGttgttatttaaattgttttataaatttctggTAACATGATGCATAGGTAAAGTTGATTCCTTTGGCCAACTGATCAATTATTTTCAACCTTGCccgcatgttttttttaaaatgatccaatGCCTGAATCACTTCTATCTACATTGGATTGACATGTGTGAACACTGCTGTCAACCTACTCCACACCCACTTGTGCTTTTGGCACCATAGGCACTGCTTGGCCACCATGCGTATTccccttttaactttttttttcaaatgctaaaGTAATTCTTTTCCCCAAGAGATTACTGCTTTGTCAGTTTCCTGTAACAGTCACCCCATTTTGTCCCTTAGCTTGTCAATGTGGAGAAGAATCTCACCTACTGTTCTTTGAGAAACAAGGCACCCTAAAACCAAAGAACAACCAAGGGAAAGCTTGTGTTATGGAACATCTTTCAATATTGCCTCCTAAAGTTCTTCACATTAATTTAAATGGTGCTTTAGTGATATAtcatttaggtttttaaaaaaattaaaacagcaattTTAGAGCAGGTTTTTTTCTTGTAACAGAACAAAAAATGAGTCAATTTCATTGAGATGGCACATGTAGCTTACAAAACTTTTTCAAAGTTGGAGAAATGtatagaaagaaaaaacagccatGTGAACGCACCCAGCGATTTATATACCACGTGAGTATACATAAATGATATACCAATAATGATATAAATATAGGATACTGAAACAATTCAAATGACCTGTGTGATTAGGCCCTTAGATAACGAAGCAGACCTTTTCATTCCCATTCCTAATTTGAAACTATTTTCTACAACAGCATATCTCTCTTGAACTTGCTGCCTCTCTTGACATGTTTATTTACAAATACAaacggggtggggggaagggtgtcTGCCTTTAAGTGGTTTGTAGAGCTGGTTCCAATACTAACATCAGAAATGAAGAGTATTGTACTGATAGACAAAACAATATCTAGCCATCACTAAGGGACCACCTTTTCCTCCAGATTCCCATAGAACTTCATTTGCTGTTGTCTTTCCAATAAATCTAATTAGACACTAAGATGGTCTCTCTCTAAATATGTTCTCTTCAATGAATACtatgtatgttttaaaatacGATTTGTTGCTATCTGCTATCAAATCACTTCTTCTTTAGGGCAGCCCTATGGCTTAAcgacttccaaaaggtcctgccGTTAGTAGCCCCATCCAGATTTTGCAAATTTAGGGTCATGACTAACTTTACTGAAGCACTCCatctcatctttcttttttctcaatgccttcaaattttcctagcattactgtggAAATGGGATAGATAAGACTTATGACTGAACATATGAGAAAGggacacagactggaaatatatgtattttatctATTACTAGTGACTGTTATATACTTTCTCAACAATGTTTGTCACTGCCAAGACGGGAAGATCCTTCACGCTTCCTTACTTCccctttatttttaaacagtgtgCTTTCCTAAGTTGAAGCTGACAACCTGATTTCTTTGCACTGGCTGGTTAGCTTAGACTGTGCTACTGGAGCAATATTTTCTGGCTGTCAAATATTCAGCCGCGTGTTCAAAGAAATGGCTTCATACAGCCACACAGCCTTTTGTACAGCATGTAGCATGTTGGATAATGTACCTACCTCAGCCCTTGGGGCTGCCATTCGGTCAAAGCTAGGTTCCTTTGGAGAAATACTTTTCCTGTCAGAAAGCAGAGGGAGACCAATGGCTTATCAGTTCCACTGAGGACAAGGGAAGAAACAGTGAGCTTAAAATTTCAAGCAAAGAGGCTATAGTTGAATGTGTTGTGTATTGGTGAAGGCTGAGATAAAAATACTCACACTCGGCGAGTGCGTGGGCGAAGCCTCCGTAGACCCTGAGGTATCTGTACACTGTCAAATTCCGACTGATAAAAAAACAATCGGACATCTTCATCTAACAATAGCCAAGAAGGAAGGCTAAGCAGTTTCTGAgtcaaaggaaagagagagtagGATGTAAACAAGAGAACTTTCTCCTCATGACATTCTGGCATCTTCCTGCCATATTTAAAGGCTACCACTGTCCAGATTTTGGATGCAAACCAAATGTCTACTACAGCTTGCATGGGTCCTTTAAGTTGTGGACCACAATAAGCACTAAGGATATTGAACTTTGCCTGCAAAAATTACCTTAGGCTGCAGTGCTCTGAATAGATCTGTACACCATTATTTCCTAATAATAGCTCCCTGGCCAACGGTGACTATGTAGTTGAGACAACAAAGCTTACTTTACCTTCATATATATGTTAAGCAGTGGAATTCGACTGTCTGCAATTTCTCTCTTTGCACCAACATAAACTTTTCCTGAAAAGAAACAGAGTAAATCAAGAGAATTAAAGAAGTGTCGTCATGGGGAAAAAGGGTAGAAAGGAAAGCAATAGCAAGTTTGACAGCTAATTGTCTTTTCTTTGAGCAATGCAAGGACTGAAGGTTATATTACAAACACACATTACTTTGATACTGATTTAGTTCTCATGATTCACCACAAAGAATCCAGAAAGTTTTACTTTGATGGACCACTGGGGATGCTCAAAGAACCTCAGAGGTTCTGGAGTTCTACAGGTACTAAAAAAATGGTACCTGTAGAACTCACAAACTCTATATAACAGATATTGCTCAAAAACAGAGTGCAACTCATTCTCCCCAATATCTTCTAATGACAGATATAATTAGGAGAATCCAATTTCCTAGAACAAGCTGTAAAAGCTAGGGGAATTTGGATGTGGCCTTTGGAATTTCCTATTTAACCTACAAACATCTTTCACTGGTAGGAAAAGGTAATCCGACAGGTAGCCACATTATTCAATTGtagcaaaaaaagaaaccagaaatcaTGTAGCACCTATAAGACTAAGTAGTGTTCATTTTTCATAAGTTTTAGTGTGTCCAAACACACTTCTTCAGAGGACTAGAAAGTCACCTGCCGGGAGGGAAGGGGCAACTATTAATTGTTATATACGCCCCCCCAGTGACACAGCTGCTCCAaatactctatatctagaaaaccatctcaagggttgccatgagtcagaatcaccttgacagcacatgatcattatcaatataaataaatgaaaggaagCTTTATCAGTGGCTTTTTGAATGGCAGTGTTGTGGAGAGTATATATTATCTTAAAATGGGTGAGCATTCCCTCACCATAGGAAGGTGTGTTTGTGAAAATACATGATGTTTACACAGGCAGGTGGGGATCattctggaaggaaggaggatgTGCAAAATAGAAGTATGAAGTTTGCATATACATCCATGAGAAAGATGGGTTTAGGTCATAGGAAGAAAGCTGTGTGGGTAAAATACATCCTTCAGTAGCTGAGCACATACAACAAAAAGGATTCTGTACAAGATTCCTACTTCTAAGGAAAGTGATGAACAAACTTTACCCCAATCCCACATCCCCCTATGGGCACTGCAGTTCAGAATCAGCAACCTCCTCCCAGGGAAGACATTCCACACTTCTGTACTgttgagatggaaaaatgatgagCTTCAAAATTAGAACTGTGTGCCAATTCCCTCAGTTTATGGTGCTTCATATTAGCCTCTGAAAGTCATCAGACAAAGAGAGGCATCGAAAATGGTAACACAttattagctcttgtctttcaatagagaagacgaactttcatgaggagaagaaaattcgatatttaggaatacaaattacaaaaaagacaagtacattattcaaagataactacatgaaactaatgaaggagatacagaacaatttggagaaatgggacaaattacaactatcgttgttgggaagaattgcagcaattaaaatgactattttaccaaaaatcctattcttatttcagtcaatccctataatattaaaacagtcatttttcaaagaatttaataagataatcatgagatttatatggcaaggtaaaaaaccaagaattaaaattaaggcaatgcaagatgctaagcagaggggtggctttggtcttcctgactgggttctgtattatagagcttgtattctagattggataaaagaatggataactctagaaaatgatagattacttagcttggagggacatgatttgcaattaggctggcatgcctatttatggtataaaaaggacaaagaacaaaaaatttttaattcacatatgataagaagagctttactgggaatgtggagaaaaattgtacaacaaatttattacaaaatacctgtatgggtgtcaccgttagaggcctttattcaacccagtcttatgacaaaaacaaactttttaaaatatcaagatctattaaaaaaggatggtgaactaaagtctaaagaagagctagagtcacagaatatatatatagagtggtggcctagagcacagctagaatctagatatacaaaagataaaatagaaggcttctacttagagcaaacgatttttgacaaacttttattaggttcaaaagaacaaactgttaagaaaatgtataattatatgttggaaattaagatgcaagatgaaatggttaaggaatgtatgattaagtgggcacaaaatatagggcataacattgatattgatcaatggctgaaaatatggcaaaataatataaagcttacaagatcggtgaactttaaagagaatatatataagatgttttatagatggcacatgaccccagaaaaattgtcaaagatgtatacagatgtatcaaataagtgttggaaatgtgaatcacaagtgggaagctattatcatatgtggtggtcatgtggagtagcgaaacaatattggaaaagagtacatgtaatgttggaacaaatattgctctgtaaagtgccattaaccccagaactgtttttattgagtatgatacctgaaaatatagataagtcaaagaattatatagttatatacatagttacggcagctagaattttatatgctaaaaattggaaaagatcaacggtaccgaaacaagaagatcttattgaaaagatacgggaaatagccgaaatggacattttatcagaagttatgaaggactatcccttgcaaaaggcaacagaaagatgggatctatttaacaagtggacagaatcaacaggcagcttgtgaacagtacatattgaaaggagaactgaatctagaaggcagaaaagagtaaatagaataatttaaaatcttgatatggcaataggtacagaatggatgaaagtatgttattgtctcccctcttcctcatcaatcccaattcccttttcctttttgttatcccttataaaaaataaaaaaatacaaaatgtaaaaaaaaaaaaagaaaatggtaacacattatttatgtatgtatgtatgtatgtatgtatgtatgtatgtatgtatgtatgtatgtatgtatgtatttatttatttatttatttatttatttatttatttatttatttatttatttgatttataccccgcccatctggcctacaaGGCCACATGATAACCATGACATACAATGAAAAGATTCAACATAAGTTACACTGAAATGAGACAGTGGACTTCTTCAGTATGTagtattatctcagccatttgctagatcttcttttataCACATGGCAGGGCATAAATTGCACACACATAGGCGCTATGttaattgaatttctccacagtcacataaCATTTGTCCTGTATCTAAGTGGCCCTGTTTTAtgggaggtaaacatgggctttattTGTAAGACTGCTAATGAACAAAGCTTTGAAGGAATTAAGTTTCTGGAGAGAAAATGTGCTAATGATTTTGAACTGCACAGTTGTTGTCTTGTGTAATTTGACTGATTTGTGTGATGAGCCCATTTCTGATCACAAGAGCCCATTGGCTGAGCTATTCCACTACTGAAGTTACATTCTATTCTGCAACTATAACTCTTTTATTATTCACTGACTTAGAAAGATTCATTACCAGATTACCAAAATGACTAGAGGTAGAATCAGAAAGCCTTTGTGGCTTACCTGGCAGAACAGGAAGCATACAGGTGAAGCGGCTGTTTTTGCTTTCTACGCCATATCTTTCCTCCAGTTTAGCATGCAAGTTATAGAACTGTCGATAACGCCTGAAGATCATATACCTGCCCCCTCCTTTCGTTTTGACTTCTATCACAAACATCTAGAAAAGAAGAAGGCACCAACTGAATCTCTGACACCGTCAGTTAATTAATCTCAGATATTATGGCCTAACAAGCAGGAGCAGATGCTTTGAGCTACACTCCCTAAGATGCAGCTTAAGATGATCGAttgtgagggattctgggaaatgtaatccAAAACATATGGAGGACAACTGCTTGCTTACCCCAGCCTGGCGAATTGTTGTAAGTGAACTGTAGTGGGCTAACACAATGAGTAGCTTAACTTACTATAACATTTGTATCCCTTTAACAAGAGGGGAACAGAAGCAAATACAATTATGTAAACTATCTCTTGCGTCTGACTTTCCCTTTGGTGCACTAGGGTGGTTCTGGATAAAAGggatacaataaaatacagtctGCAGCTACTAGGATAAATCcccctgcatttatttatttatttatttatttatttatttatttagttagttagttagttatttagttagttagttagttagttagttagttagttcgttcgttcgttcgttcgttcgttcgttcgttcgttagtAACATTCTGGGTGGCCTCCATGAGGGCAATAATGAAATAATTACTTTGCTATC is part of the Pogona vitticeps strain Pit_001003342236 chromosome 5, PviZW2.1, whole genome shotgun sequence genome and encodes:
- the NCF4 gene encoding neutrophil cytosol factor 4 isoform X2, with translation MFVIEVKTKGGGRYMIFRRYRQFYNLHAKLEERYGVESKNSRFTCMLPVLPGKVYVGAKREIADSRIPLLNIYMKKLLSLPSWLLLDEDVRLFFYQSEFDSVQIPQGLRRLRPRTRRVKSISPKEPSFDRMAAPRAEALFDFMGANELELSFKKGDLIYLLSKLNKDWFEGTVGGATGIFPCAFVTVIKDLPQEEDSFNWLRCYYHDDNVSTIRDISVEEDLSSTPLFQDLMDLIRKEFGCEEIALNYRDAEGDLIRLLSDEDVTLMVMQGRSWPSEKNIFPWKLHVTQQDDYSAYNIARPVILTQTTREP